A window of Vespula vulgaris chromosome 25, iyVesVulg1.1, whole genome shotgun sequence genomic DNA:
AGTTATAAACTACCAtgcattatattaatatttaatttgtttatatatttttaatatataatatgttaattaattatgtttaattataatatttttctagaaaatgttaaatcagaaaaatacttttattttaaaaaatgcattTGCCATTGTGTATTTACACTCTATAAGTACAACTTGTGCTGCTGCTCGAGTACAAGTATTGGGAATACATAATatcacatgtacatatatatatgtacatactaaatatatgcatatatgtatatgtatataatatatatgtgtgtgtatatacatacatacatatatatatatatatatatatatatatataatacttctaAAATTActttctgttttatatatacttttttccaGATATTAAGTAGCATTCAATTAAAcggaattttatattaaaatatacatttgtgaTATACCCACAAAATTAAAGTACATACAAGATCACCGAACGTTATCTAAAtcgttttctataaataaccattattaattacacgttaataattttttaatataaattaagtatCCTTTCGAAGTTAATATACCACGACATTTAAGatgaatttgatatttaacaACCCAGTGTAGTGACACTGGCAAACCAAATATTTCCTTCAATACGTCTTCTGGTAAAATTTCTACAAATTAAGAAAACTATGttatagattataaaaataacaataataattcatttattatatatattaattaataatatttaccaGATGGGTCGCTGTGAGTTAATAACTGCACATCATTCGCTTTAGAAAATTCTTGTAAGGCTGGCGGAACAATGCAACAAGTAGCTAAATTAATTTGTACAATATCAGGCTTGatctgtataaaaataaataatccttATCTATACGATTATAacataattacaatttatgcatataaaagaaaaaaagtatatatataacatcgcTTACATTGGCCCATTGAAAGAATTCGATAAAAGTATTAGTATTTAAGTCACTCAATCCAACACTAGACAATTTTCCAATTTTCACATATTCTTCGACAGCTCTCCATAAAGATTTTAAAGACGTTAATATATCTTCAGAATCATCTTTAATGCTATAAGCAATCACCAAGGATTCAATCGTATCCGTGTTCAAATTCTCAAAGACTAAAAGTTTTGActtaataatacttatatatttaaagacaatgcatatatatatataaatattttatacatatatattcacataccTTTATTTAATGCATCCTTTAATGTGTCAGCTTCAGGAGACGAAACAAAAACTTTTACAGTTACTTTCAATTCTGCTCTTTCAGTATTTTCAATACCAATATCTCCTATACCAttcatctatatataaaatgttaacattattgatatatatatatatatatatatatatatatatatatatatatatatatatatatattaatatcttatctTTAACTGAATAAACTATttgaatatcaaaataatcatTTACTTACAAACACGATATTGTCTCcttgattctctttctctctcaaaatGATCTTTAGCGTATCTACTaactagaaaaaagaaaaaaaatacacatacTATTATTTGACAGCAtagaatatacataaattaataaaattaaaagatcaaTAAGCATAACctaactaaaaagaaaaaatgaaagatgtGATAGACATATTGAAAATACGATGAcatattgaaaaattgttcttaaaagtaataattgttTACTAACCTCATCTCTTGTATTCTGACTGGCCTTTTTTTTAGCTTCATCTAAAGAAAGTATATTGccagtattaattaataaattgcgagacattttaattaattaaacaaataatattaaaaaagatataatttcttttttcttttcttccttcctcactctctctctctctctctccctctctcactctctctcactcctcactcactcactctcactctttctctctttatgtgAAGTATTCACTATTGCGTGATATTGGAAAATGTGATATTGACAATTACGACACTcagtagataaagaaaatctacTCTCTGACGAACTGGTATTATCCAACCATTAATCATACGACATGATAGTTGTTTTTCAAAAGTTATCGAGTATAGAATGACAATTCAATTGTGTCATGTGCACACAGTGAGTTATTCAAAACTCTTACGTCATATTTTACGTATTATCTATGATATATGGTAAATATAATATGCTGACTGATAAAATTATTGgaagttaattattaatatttaaatctttaatatttgaatCTCTAATTGgtcataaatttaaataataagattattaaaaaaaataaaataataataataataataataataataatttacgaaagactgatctttgaaaatttgttaCACTTCCATTTTGTGTTTAACACGTGccaaattattataaagaaatatgtatatattaattttaccaaacgataattatcgttataaataaaacgatatgtaattaataaaaaataaagataaaaaacgaacaaaaggattctaatttttcataagttaataagagaaattattgttattatttatagaaaactcatattttcgtagaagaaaattcaaatttcgcGGAATTTTCTTTCATGGATACGCCCATGAGAAACAatagttattataaataaaataataaatgaaattcataaagaaaaaaaagaaaatctcaatCTATCGTAAATTAAACTATCACATATTGTtccaattaattaacaaatacaagatttattgtatataaccacataaaaaaaattaaatttcgcgGCATTTTGATACAAAGAATCTGATTGGtcagtaacaaaaaaaagtagatTTTATCGGTCAATTCGACGAATGAACTATCATTGTTCTGTTTTCAACCATATAACGTTCTAGCATCctataaaaacaaatcgaaaattaaaaaaatagttacGGTGTTATCTGTTAAACAAAATGTCAACTCTCTAAATCAGTTAATCCACGACGTTGAAGTAGTGATAAgcaaaaagaacgaatattgattatcattattgttccTTAATTAGTATAATCATTCGAGTAGGATTGTGACCggtgtaataaaaagaaagaaagaaattggaaaaaaaatgccGATTGATATTCCTGCATTTGCTTATGCCGCAGCTGTTGCCGGTGGTGGCATTTTAGGTTACGTAAAATCAcgtaagtttattattattatttt
This region includes:
- the LOC127072444 gene encoding glutamate--cysteine ligase regulatory subunit, giving the protein MSRNLLINTGNILSLDEAKKKASQNTRDELVDTLKIILREKENQGDNIVFMNGIGDIGIENTERAELKVTVKVFVSSPEADTLKDALNKVFENLNTDTIESLVIAYSIKDDSEDILTSLKSLWRAVEEYVKIGKLSSVGLSDLNTNTFIEFFQWANIKPDIVQINLATCCIVPPALQEFSKANDVQLLTHSDPSEILPEDVLKEIFGLPVSLHWVVKYQIHLKCRGILTSKGYLIYIKKLLTCN